The DNA segment TCCCACGTATCCTCAGCCGAGAAAGAACGTCTACGACGTATCGCCCGTCGATCGACCGCCCATCCAGATGAACGAGTGACTTCGGCGGATATACGTAAGCTCGATCCCAACGAGACGAAGGACGTCTGGCAAGCTGAAAAGGAGGTAAGAGtgaaaggtggatttggcgaAGAAACTATCATCAAGAAGCAGGTCAAGCTGCCTACGACGCTGGCTAAGCAACGGGAGATATACTTGAATAGTCAAGTTGAGAATGGGATTCACCTCGAGATACCAAAAGGTGGTGTCTCTTATAATCCCACATTGGAGTCCCATCAGTCCCTTATCAACGACGCATtaaaggaggagatggagttgcagaagagggaagaagagagtgCCAAGCAAATTGAGGAGCGAGGTGGAGTAGTGGAGAACAGAAGGGTTAATTGGGTACCATCGGAATTCGCTGAAGGGATGGTAGTTGGTCCCGGTGAGAtcgatgaggacgaagagtccgatgaagagggagaggtagtAGCGAAGAAACAAAGTAAACGAAAGACCACCGCGCAGAGGAATAAAGCGTTGAGGCAGAAGATGGCCCAACAAGCTGCGGCGGCTGAATTGGAGAAAAGGAAATTAGTCAAGTCTGTTGCATCCGTTGCAGCCTATAAGAAAGAGGTGGAACGTAAGATGCAGGAgcaaagggagaaggaacggATCGCCAAACTTGCGAAGGCCCAGAAAGCCAAGATGGGCGTGCAGGAGGGCGAGAAGGTAGGGAAGTATAGGTTGAAtaggaagagggtggaggtgCAGTTGGGTGAGGATTTGGCCGAGAGCTTGAGGCAGGTTAAGGTGGGTTGAGTGGTTTCTTTTTTTGCTTTTGTTTGCATGCTGATTGATTTTGTCATGTCTGGGATCACAGCCCGAAGGTAATCTGTTCAAAGATCGTTTCTTGGCTTTACAGAAGAGAGCACTCATTGAACCTAGAGTACCAGTCTTGTAAGTTTCCTCTTGTCCAAGAACTCCATTTATCATGGTGAAGATTTGGAACGTAACTGACTGATTATCTTGGGACCATATAGACCCAAGAAGAGAGTTACCAAGCTCAAGGAGTACGAGAAGCACGCGTACAAGCGATTTGAGTAGGAATCAGATAGTACTACCACCTCTTTGTCCGAGCTGGTGATCAGCTTGTCTCATTCGCATTAGATTCTGCTATATTGACTTTTGTATGTACCATGATTATACGATGCATAATCTTCTTACCCATTCGAGCTTGAAAGAGGCAACAAGAAGATGAGACTTTCTTATAATTATACTGAACAAAACGAACAAGATACAAGTCGTAACAACATATTGTAGATGATCGCAGTCCAAATCCAATCAGAACGCAATTCAATCAAGCACAAGAGATCCGCCTTTCCAACTTCCCGCTCAACTcgtccctcctcccccagcTGCGTGCTCGTCATTACCCAACCCGGGAATATCCAACCCCTGAAGATAATTCGGATCGTTCAACTGGCTCTCCCACCCATTCAGCAAATCCTGCATCTCTTGACTCAGCTCTATCCCCATCCCCGAATCTCCATTGAACAAAGCATCAAAATTGAATCCGTCATTGTTTCCATGTAGTCCATCTGCCGCCGTGTTGGTACCGTTCGTGCCAGGTTGATGGTGGGTCTGGGTCAAGGAGTTCTCGAACGTAGCTAGAAAAGCGGATATATCCATTTCCTCcatattcccattcccatggTCTGTACCATTCGTATTGGATTGCGACATAGATTGACCGAAGGATTGCATCGGATCTTGACCGCTAGTCGTTATGGGTATAGCAGGCGAAGTTCCAAATACCGAGTTTCCCCCCgaagtagaagtggaaggtgagaAGCCAAATACCTCGGCACCAAAATCGATATTCCCCTCGTTCTTGGATGAATTCCGTGTGGACCGTCGAGGACTGGGTGGTGGGGGATTACCATGCGTTTTGGTTTTTTGTCTTTTCCTTGGCGATTCTGGTAAAGTCCCATGGGCGGAACTACTTTGTGTGTGCGTAATTTGATCTGAATTGGTACGGTTCAGTCTGGGCGATGATCGTAATCCCGAAGCTGGTCCGTCGTTTAGTTCGATGGCATGTTTACGTTTCTCCCCTGCTCCATTCTGATGCTGTTGggcagaggaggtggacgaagAACCAGGTTTGAATGGTTGAGACCAGAGTTCGGGGGGACGCATCTTCTTGTGCTCGTTGAAGTATAGTCCGCAGTCTGCAATTTCACAAAGCGTCAGCTAAAGCTCCACATTATGCGTTGTGGGAATCTAGGTCTGCGGTAGCAATAAATCTGGACAACCCAAGTTACAAGAGATGCCGTATACGTCCTGGGCGATGCAGAGTCGTGTTATACTACAAGacatccaactcaccatcacagACCTTCCTAGGcgtcccatccttcatcttcttaaCTCTCCAACAACTACTTATCAGCGTCCCGCAATTACAGCACCCATCATTCCCATTACTCTGCGCACTCCTCGTGATTCTCTGCGGCGTGGGAAGGGGAGTAGGCGTCGTAGCTTCAGGACTATCTTCCTTATCTTCTGTTGGCTTCTTACCTGCATTAGCAGTAGCATTAGACGTGGGCGACCTATTTATCCCTGTTATATTCCTCAACGCGGTGAGAGCATTCGAATTTGAGGGTACGGCCTTGAGCAGATTCCTTAAGACAGGATTGGAAGCTAGATGTCTTGCCAGTTCGGGAGACATCATTCCGTCCGCTCGTAGGAGGGCATGTAATTTGCCTCGGGAGGGtgtggatggtggaggtgatttgCTTCGAGGgatgggtggaggggtgaCTTGTCGATTGCGCTGAGGCATGGTCGAGGGGCCAGCTTCTGATTGATTAGATGAGGTATTCTGTCTTGTGGGTATTGACGCGGAGGATTGATGTTGctggggagggggtgggcGAGATTCGCcgatggatgaggaaggtcgaCTTGACGGTAAGTTCGAAGCGGAGCTGGAGGGTAGAGCGGggagagatgagggaggcatggaggatgaagaagctcgatgagagagtgaagaagacgGTCTTGattgctgctgttgttgctgctgaaGTGGCACAGGTGTAGGTTGGGCGATAGGAACGGTAGGACGTACAGTAGCGGTTGAAGAGGCGGATGGACCGGGATGAGACGGTGTTGAATTGACATTGGGTGTTCGATTGGTCGTACTGTTGATTAAGGGTGATGATCTAGCTGGTGTATTTCCACCACCGATAGTGTTACTTCCTCTAACAGGTgacgaggtggatatggaagtAGATTTCCCCTTCGATAACATCTCTTCAAATTCTTTACGATTTTGAAATTCGATCTTCCCATCTGGATTTAACTGTTTGAGACTGATCGAAACTTCTAATCCCCATCCCTTTCCATCTGCCCCTTCGTTATCTGTGCTAGACCCGCCACTGTTCGAGTTGGCCAATGCCATtaatccctccaatccaccctcTGGCGCGAAGTGGATGGAGGAAAATTCATATTCCCTTACCAATCTTCCTTTGATCAGGGTTGAACCGCCGCCATTCTCCGATAAAACCCAGGATAAGAAGCCTTTGCCTATCcatgatgagggtgaagaagttgggtgatcggaaggtgatgatgggaatgcTCGGGCTGAGGCAGAAGGAGGGGGTCGACGGATGGCAGGATCGAGGTTGTATACTGAGAAATCTAGTGAAGTGGTATTGGGGATGCACTCGGGGCTGCGAGAACGAGCATCAGTATATGCTATATGCTAGAGCAAGAAGCGATCGCCGTTCGGAGAGAGGAAGCATGAAGTTGGCAGACATATGTCATGTCAGAAGCTGGAAATGGTATACATCGCTCACCTCGCATAACATATCCCCCTAGCGACCACCTTCAACGTACAGCTCCCTACTGGCCCTTCCCCCTCTGAACTTCCATAGCTCGGTGACGCAGGATGTATGTATACATCTTGACGATCGTGCAAAACAGTGAGGTATGATTGTGAAGAGGTATCGATGCTGTATAGGACCTTGACTGTACAGTGGAAGAGGTATTTATTGACGCGtcgagaggaaggaaaggaaacaAGGTTTATTATTTACAATTCAAAGTCAGCTATATCAAGAGATGTGcgagggtgatggaggtgggagaggggacATACCTGGGAGTTGATGGATCTTGCCTGGCGAGGGAGGCATGTTGAGTGGCTGTGTATTATAGAAGATACAAGTATGTATGATAGATGTAGAATGAAAGCGAGTTATTGATGTTTTTGTTTTGAACATGAAAACATGAAATTGCATTCCAACAGACCAAGATATTCAGGGCTACTAGGGTTACTATCGaagacggaatcaaattgCATTCTGATAGTATCATAGGATGACCTCATCACTATCAGTTGTAGTACGAGTACGGGTCAATACGAAAGAGAGATAACCGTTCAGATGGATCAATGGCCTCAACTATCTTGGACCATACATTCATGTTGAATGACATGTATTAGTAGTATAGCAAACACCACCAGCATgaacccctcccaccccccACCACCCTACCTGCGCACCAAAACCCAGAGATTCTCACATAATaacctctccttctcgcccTACCTCGAACACCGATTCGCCCTAGCCTCAGGCTCGAATTTCGGTCTGGTGGGTAATGGTAGAGTCCACATTATCGATATAGATCCGGGCTCGCAGggagggttgaggttggtcAGGTATTTCGAGACTAGGGATTGTGTTTTTGATGTAGCGTGGAATGAACAGCATGAGTGGGTACATCCTGTCTCCTCTACCTCGTTCATTGCTAGAATTGACGGAGGGGTTGTGTAGCTGATGCAAATGGGTGGGTAAGGAAGAAATCATATAGTCGCGGGGTGTGGGAATGGGGCTATCAAGATGTTTGATGTGAcgttggaggtgggtcatgCCTACAACAAGGAAATTGATTTGGACTGAAAGTAGTTCTGATTATAGGGCCTACCCATCCAATCATGGCATGAACACTCTGCCGAAATCATGTCGATAGAATGGAACAACCTGAGTAAAGATCAATTCATAACTAGCTCATGGGACTCGACGATCAAGATAGTAGGTATACACCTAACTCGACACCATAATACTAGCAAGGAAAAGCTAATATCGTCCGGGGCATGTAGTGGTCCTCCAACCGAGCTACCTCTCTCCTATCCATCCAAGCGCACAAAGGGCACTTGTACAACGCCACTTTCTCGCCCCATACTCCAAACATTATAATGAGCTGCGGTGCAGATGGCTTTCTGAAAATATGGGACCTTCgttccaacctctcttcctcttccaatctctcacCTACCCTATCCATCCCCAATTCAGGTACCGTCAGAGGGCAACCTCCAGACGAAGTTTTGTATTGCGATTGGAACAAATACGATCCCTCGCTCATAGCTTCAGCGTCAAAGGACGGGACCATCAAAGTCTTCGACCTGCGCACAGGCTCAGGAGCGGGGAGGATTGTGGGGAAGCATGATTTGGCAGCTAGGAAGGTGGCTTGGGATCCGCATAGTAGAGAGAGGATGGCCAGTACGGGGTATGATATGACTTGTAGAGTGTGAGTTTGTTGCAACCCGACTTGACTTATATTCTGGCATGTCGTCATGATTTGGTATGACCTAACAGGTATTTGCTGATTGAGTATATGGTGATTAGGTGGAACATCAATaatccttctccatcacccaCGTACGTCCATTCGGATCATACCGAATTCGTCATGGGACTGGGATGGTCGTTGTTCGATCCTGGTTTGTTGGCTAGTGCAGcgtgggatgaggaggttcACTTGTATAGAGTGTGAATCGGGTTTTGACAATTGGTTTTCAGACCATATAACCCGTTGTAAATGATAGGTTAAAAGTTCAGTACCGTAAAGGGAGAAGAGTCCAGGCGTTCAGTCGATGGCTATTTACTTTTGCATGTGCTGACGGTTCTCTACTCTGAGCAAAGAGTGGATCACGTTGTATACTGTACGAATACGACTGGATATGCATTATGCTTTGATGTATTCCGTATTACCTcctatcatccctatccctatgTCTATCTCTACTCCTTTCTCTGTATCTCTCCCTATCTCGCCTATCATCCCTgtccctatccctatctctatctcttctaTCCCCATGCctatccctttccctcctatctctatcatccctatgtctatccctatctcgatccctactcctactcctgtCCCTATGTCTTTTCGGCGAcctactcttcctccttccagACCCGCTTGACGATTGTTGATCAAATACCATCCCATACCCTTCTGTCCCTCTCACATCCCTAGGTGTAGAGGCGACAtatcttctctcctccttatcgtctctccctcctccatacccattatccctccctcgcccaccataccctcctcgtcccccacctcttccccttcccctacCGCGTCCGCCCGATACAGCCTGGGAGACACTCATCTTAGCTACCGATTGGGAGAAGTCGACCCATATTCTCCGGTCGTCTACCAGGACATTCTGCATCTTGAAGTATGCCTAAAGCGAACATAAGAGAATTAGCAAACGCTCTAATCTGACAAACCACTCAAAGCAATAATGAACATCACAAGACGGTCATTATTCCTCATTCCATTCGATCGATCGACCACGGAGCGGAACGACCAAACAACCTTCTTTTCAATCCTGAATAAAGCTCACTCGCCTGCTCAGCGCTCTCCCGCTCATCAAACTCAATAAAAGCATACTGCAAACTATCCCCCGACTTCTTATCCCTAACAATCTCACAACTCAAAATCTTCCCGAACCTCGAGAAGATCAATTCCAAATCTTCATCGGCAGTGACCGGATTAAGCTTGCAAACAAACAGGATATTCTCTGGCGGTCTCACAGCAGCGAATGGCAGGTCACCTATCATCTCCAACGTGAGGGCCGAAGAGGCCGCAGCGGTATTTCGCCGTttctcttcctgttcttcctctgggaCGGTGGCGTTGAGGTCTTCGGTATCGCTTATTCGGATTGATGAGAATGTGTCGGGTGGGCGGAGGGGGGAGtcggggatggggatgaggttggatgggtcGGGGAATGGGTCCTCTGGATTATCAATACAAGTATCAGTATGTATACTCTCGGGTCTCGAATACTAGATGTACAGAGGTTTCATGGCTGATGAGGTATGATCGGTaccgaagagaagaggggatcTAAACGAGAAAAGGGGGAACCCACCTAATATCTCAACATGCCTTATTCTGATATCCTGCAATGGTCTTCCTTCCTTATCCAAAAACGCCTCATTTATCTTATCGAGCGTATCCAACCCCTCTATCACATGTCCAAAGACCGCGTGTTTCCCATCCAAATACTCTATCCCATCTGCCAGAGTGATGAAGAACTGAGATCCGCACCCTGGTGGGTTTGTCGGTGCCACTGCCATCGATACGGTACCTTTTGAGGTGTGTTTGAGAGAGTTGGTGATTTCAGGTGCAAAATATCGATCTGGCTTGGAGcgggaggatgagggactTTGAGAGTAGAGgtaggatgagagggattcGCCGCCTGTACCTGTTGCTGTTGGGTCACCTGTTTGGGCGATGAAGTCTTTTGAGACTGCGGTTCATGGGTATTAGCATTTCTCATTTGTGGAACCACAAAAGTATCTTGGATAGCTGGCAATCGGGTGAAATGTGGGATGAGACGAGACTTGTAAAGTCAAACCAACTTACCATTGAAGAACGCATTCAAAGCGTAGTACTTGATCTTACACAGCTTCAAGAAGTTCTCGCATGTCCTGGGACATTTATCGACCTCTAGATCGATCACCAGCTCCCCAAGGGAGGTCTCGAGCATGACCGACATGGCGAAGTGTTGGATATATACGGTATACGGCTTGACAGTGAAGAGACAAGTGTCAATATCAAGAATGTTTTTTCATGTAATAgttctctctccctcattcAAGTTCGAATTGGGTGGATGGAGTCCCACATCGCACCTCTCTTTCGGATATCAAGTCAATCTCCGTTTGTGTTTTTGCCACTCCCTGTCCTACCCTGACTACGTCAACCAGCCACGTTGATCTTTACTACAGTGAAAATGTCCTCACATCTCACCGCTACTTCCTTTTTCGTCGACACACACCAATTATCATCTGCATAGCCTCCActccaatcatcatcattgtgtttttcatcattcctttcctttctaCTTTGTATCTTGTACACGTATCCACTCTCACACTCTCACACTCAAACATATATAACCATTGATTGGTATATCAACTGTATCACCATCACAAGTATTCTTGAAGAATATCTTACAACCATAGTAGAGTGACTCAAATCATACCAAGCGAAAGAAACAAACAAGCATTAAAGATGAAATTCACTTCTATCGCCCTGTTAGCTGCGCTGGGTAAGTCGAGTCGCCGCTCCACCTTGTCTCATACACACCTCAACGTATACACCACATcatatccccatcccctccgtATGGTCTTACTTATACTTGCATGTTCATCGCAGCcgcatcagcttcagctaCCCCCCTCCGAGTCATCACCCTAACCTCAGACTCCCTACCCCCCctcgacgagatcaagaCCCTCCCCATCGAAGCCCACAAACCATGCCACGGACACGGACATGCCAAACCCGACGGACCATTAGGTTCTCTCCTCTCCAAACTTGGCTTTGGTAGACCAAACAACCACAAGTtcgaagagaagatggagaataTCCATGATTCCTTGATGGACCATTTCAAAGAGCATATGCACGAGGTGGAAAGTAAAGTTATCCCTTTCCTTGAGGGTGGATCAGTCCGATTACACCCTCTCGAAGATCAATTGGAGGAAAGCGAGTTGACTTTACCATCACCTCCTAGTGGGGATGAGCTCAAGATCTGGAGATATCTGGAGGATGATAAGTGGTTGATCAAATCTGGGACTAATGGGGAATGGAGAGTACCCAACGAGGAGGAACGACCACCTAGAGTAGTGGTTCATCATGCCAACGAGATCGAGGACAACAGTGAGGGTgaacaccatcatcatggacatggacatgggcGAGGTAAATGGATGGCTAAGACTATgactggaaggtgagttgttatCTCGTCTCATCCTTTTCAAACCCCTGTAGCAGTGAACAAAGGCTAACCTTTGTCCTTTCAACCAGACTCCACCGAGCCCTCAAGAACCTTAAACCCCTCGAATCAATCTGCCTGGCATTCGTCATAGGCGCAGGACTAGGTTCCATcatccatttcttcttcatgctcttcctcctttcgTTCCGATACCTCCGAGCAGGCTGCCCCtcaagggaagagaggagagcaAGACGAGCAGCAAGACATCAAGCTCGACGGGAGAGGCGAAAGGGATCAGTCAGATTTGCGGATCAAGTTCAAGTcgccgaggaggaggaattgTTGCCTGCTTATGAGGCTGCTACGGTTGTTGcggttgatgagaagaatgaagagcCCCGAGCATAACTCTTACTCGCTTCTTCAAAGATtggatatatgtatattAGCGAAATGAGTTGAGGCGGAGTGTGATTGTTTATATTTGATAtataagaaggagaggtcAAAGAGGATTTGATATTTCTTGTAGTTATACTTTTATAGTAATTTATAATATTATCTTATAATGTCAATACTTATGCACTGGATGTTCATACTGTACCATCTTCAGAGATGTCAATAATCTTTGGTttatctctcctcttccgtTTACATGGTTGTGAACCGGGCAAACAACATTGTCCGTTTGATCAGGTCCAAGCGCTGCACAATGTCATTGCGAGATCCGTCATATTGCATATTGATGAATACATTATACATGAGTGGGTGAATgttggttgatggttgatggctgatggctgatggCGCATCT comes from the Kwoniella bestiolae CBS 10118 chromosome 2, complete sequence genome and includes:
- a CDS encoding peptidyl-prolyl cis-trans isomerase-like 4, whose protein sequence is MSVMLETSLGELVIDLEVDKCPRTCENFLKLCKIKYYALNAFFNVSKDFIAQTGDPTATGTGGESLSSYLYSQSPSSSRSKPDRYFAPEITNSLKHTSKGTVSMAVAPTNPPGCGSQFFITLADGIEYLDGKHAVFGHVIEGLDTLDKINEAFLDKEGRPLQDIRIRHVEILEDPFPDPSNLIPIPDSPLRPPDTFSSIRISDTEDLNATVPEEEQEEKRRNTAAASSALTLEMIGDLPFAAVRPPENILFVCKLNPVTADEDLELIFSRFGKILSCEIVRDKKSGDSLQYAFIEFDERESAEQAYFKMQNVLVDDRRIWVDFSQSVAKMSVSQAVSGGRGRGRGRGGGRGGYGGRGRDNGYGGGRDDKEERRYVASTPRDVRGTEGYGMVFDQQSSSGSGRRKSRSPKRHRDRSRSRDRDRDRHRDDRDRRERDRHGDRRDRDRDRDRDDRRDRERYRERSRDRHRDRDDRR